The Gillisia sp. Hel_I_86 genome has a segment encoding these proteins:
- a CDS encoding cysteine desulfurase family protein codes for MKSQYSQIYLDYNATTPCDQAVVDVMFPYFNTHFGNASSSHHPFGWLAKDAIDEATEAISKTLGVSSKEFVYTSGATESINGILKGLYRKNKSKRNHIVTTKAEHKAVLDVCKFLESEGALVTYLDVTSDGLVDIQQLKDSISKNTLVVSILYANNETGVIQPLDVISRLCKAKGSFLFSDATQALGKIEMNDFFEQVDFACFSGHKLYGPKGIGLSFIKEKNANNIDAFIHGGGQQRSLRGGTYNTPAIVGLSKAIVLAEKSLTKETKRLKDLRNQLQDGLSAIEESIVNGKNVNRLPNTLNISFKYIDGVNLLRGLSRFLAVSNGSACNSAEVNPSHVLIAMDIPATLAFSSLRFSLGRFTSSEDIKNTINIVTNEVAKQRKSNILWERRDS; via the coding sequence GTGAAATCACAATACTCACAAATATATTTAGACTACAATGCTACAACACCTTGCGATCAAGCTGTTGTTGATGTCATGTTTCCATATTTTAACACGCATTTTGGCAACGCTTCAAGTAGTCATCATCCTTTTGGGTGGTTAGCTAAAGATGCTATAGATGAAGCTACTGAAGCTATATCTAAAACATTAGGAGTTTCATCAAAAGAGTTTGTGTACACTTCTGGTGCTACAGAAAGTATCAATGGGATTTTAAAAGGTCTTTATAGAAAAAACAAATCTAAACGCAATCATATTGTCACCACAAAAGCTGAACATAAAGCAGTGCTCGATGTTTGTAAATTTCTTGAATCTGAAGGTGCTTTAGTAACCTATCTCGATGTTACTTCGGATGGTTTGGTTGATATTCAACAACTAAAAGATTCAATTTCTAAAAACACCTTAGTCGTTTCTATACTCTACGCTAACAATGAAACAGGTGTTATACAGCCACTAGATGTCATTTCGCGATTATGTAAAGCTAAGGGGAGTTTTCTCTTTTCAGATGCTACTCAAGCCTTAGGGAAAATTGAAATGAATGATTTTTTTGAACAGGTAGATTTTGCGTGTTTTTCCGGACATAAACTATACGGTCCTAAAGGTATTGGTCTTAGTTTTATTAAAGAAAAAAACGCCAATAACATCGATGCTTTTATTCACGGAGGCGGGCAACAACGCTCATTGAGAGGAGGTACTTATAATACGCCTGCTATTGTTGGTCTTTCTAAAGCTATAGTGCTGGCAGAAAAATCTTTAACTAAAGAAACAAAGCGTTTAAAAGATTTGAGAAATCAGCTTCAAGATGGGTTATCTGCAATTGAGGAATCTATTGTTAATGGCAAGAATGTTAATAGATTACCCAACACACTTAATATATCTTTTAAGTATATAGATGGTGTAAATTTACTTCGCGGCTTGAGTAGATTCTTAGCTGTTTCAAATGGATCTGCTTGTAACTCTGCAGAGGTAAACCCTTCGCACGTGTTAATAGCGATGGACATTCCTGCTACCTTAGCTTTTTCAAGCTTACGATTTAGCTTGGGGCGTTTTACTTCATCAGAAGATATTAAAAACACAATTAATATTGTGACTAATGAAGTCGCAAAACAACGCAAGTCTAATATTCTTTGGGAACGAAGAGATTCTTAA
- a CDS encoding XdhC family protein, which yields MKEIKSIIKLYNFYSTSSEKSAIAQVVRVEESSYRREGARMLVFESGIFEGGISGGCLEGDALKRSQIAILKEEPSIVTYDTTKDDESQIGVGLGCNGIIDVLISPITSKNNTISLLEKCISSRKSHILVTVTATNKSDENIPLGHTYYYDTETQTLEGCKHSELKNMLTKDILKVLDTKKSRIYNYTIGKLEISAFIELIPPQFHLVIYGDNYDVYPMIDLAQVLDWEVSLVGNLQKLKKDRLDSVKHIYSKDENKRPQIDDRTAVILMAHDYKTDTINLKKTLQSPAPYIASLGPKKRFEKMKSDFLNSGTPITEEQLQRIYAPCGLEIGANTPEEIATSIFAEILGVFSNKNGGMLRDKEKPIHDRF from the coding sequence ATGAAAGAAATAAAATCCATTATAAAATTATATAACTTTTACAGTACTTCTTCTGAGAAATCCGCTATTGCTCAGGTTGTTAGAGTTGAGGAATCCTCATATCGGAGAGAAGGCGCACGAATGCTTGTTTTTGAATCGGGCATTTTTGAAGGTGGTATTAGTGGTGGATGTCTGGAAGGCGATGCTTTAAAACGATCCCAAATAGCTATCCTTAAAGAGGAACCTTCAATTGTAACATACGACACCACGAAAGATGATGAAAGCCAAATAGGTGTAGGACTTGGATGTAACGGAATAATTGATGTCTTAATTTCTCCTATCACTTCAAAGAATAATACCATTAGCTTGTTAGAAAAATGTATTTCCTCAAGAAAATCCCATATTCTGGTTACTGTAACAGCAACTAATAAATCTGATGAAAATATTCCACTAGGGCATACTTATTATTATGATACAGAGACACAAACTCTGGAAGGATGTAAGCATTCCGAATTAAAAAACATGCTTACAAAAGATATCCTTAAGGTTCTGGACACCAAAAAATCCCGAATTTATAATTACACTATAGGCAAGCTTGAAATAAGTGCTTTTATTGAGCTTATTCCTCCACAATTTCATCTTGTTATCTACGGCGATAACTATGATGTATACCCAATGATTGACCTTGCACAGGTACTCGATTGGGAAGTGAGTTTAGTAGGTAATTTACAAAAATTAAAAAAAGATAGACTCGACTCTGTAAAGCATATTTACAGTAAAGATGAAAATAAGCGACCACAAATTGATGATCGAACAGCTGTGATTTTAATGGCTCACGATTATAAAACTGATACCATAAATCTTAAAAAGACATTGCAAAGTCCAGCACCTTACATTGCTAGTTTGGGACCTAAAAAGCGGTTTGAAAAAATGAAATCTGATTTTTTAAATTCCGGCACTCCAATTACAGAGGAGCAACTTCAGCGTATTTATGCACCTTGTGGTTTAGAAATAGGAGCTAATACACCTGAAGAAATTGCTACAAGTATTTTTGCGGAAATTTTAGGAGTGTTTTCTAATAAAAACGGAGGAATGTTGAGAGATAAGGAAAAACCTATTCACGACAGATTTTAA
- the moaA gene encoding GTP 3',8-cyclase MoaA, translating into MQLKDSFDRTIDYIRIGVTDRCNLRCFYCMPKEGIPYEPKADLLSYEEIIRLLDVLGNLGFKKVRFTGGEPFLRKDFITLLEKTHQLSHYKEIRITTNGTLMTQHIPKLKELGIDTINLSLDTLDAERFKEITRRDDFSKVIDAFHTLLDEGFTLKINAVVMNGINTEDILPLVALAEEHPVSIRFIEEMPFNGGYKENDTKFNATDIFDTIKNKYASLSAKTGKHGDTATNYTIDGFKGDVGIIAAFSRTFCNTCNRLRITPKGDIKTCLYDGGTFSIRDFIRSGVTDEQIANKFIELIKLKPENGFVAEEGIKKSPVRGESMSTIGG; encoded by the coding sequence ATGCAGCTTAAAGACAGTTTTGATAGAACAATAGATTATATACGTATTGGAGTTACAGACCGTTGTAATTTAAGATGTTTTTATTGTATGCCTAAAGAAGGGATACCTTACGAGCCTAAAGCAGATTTATTGAGTTATGAAGAAATTATCAGGCTTCTCGATGTTTTAGGAAATCTTGGTTTTAAAAAAGTTAGGTTTACTGGAGGAGAACCTTTTTTACGAAAGGATTTTATAACACTTTTAGAGAAGACTCACCAATTATCTCATTATAAGGAAATTCGTATTACTACCAATGGAACTCTGATGACCCAACACATTCCGAAACTTAAAGAATTAGGCATTGACACTATAAATTTAAGTCTCGACACTTTGGATGCAGAACGCTTTAAGGAGATTACCAGACGAGATGATTTCAGTAAAGTGATAGACGCCTTTCACACGCTATTAGATGAAGGTTTTACCTTGAAAATTAATGCTGTTGTAATGAACGGAATTAACACAGAAGATATCCTTCCATTGGTGGCCTTGGCGGAAGAGCATCCTGTAAGTATTCGATTTATTGAGGAGATGCCATTTAATGGTGGTTATAAAGAAAATGACACCAAATTTAATGCGACGGATATTTTTGATACGATAAAAAATAAATATGCAAGCCTTTCAGCTAAAACAGGAAAGCATGGAGACACAGCAACTAATTATACTATTGATGGTTTTAAAGGTGATGTTGGAATAATTGCAGCCTTTTCACGCACTTTCTGTAACACCTGTAACCGACTACGTATTACACCTAAAGGTGATATAAAAACGTGTTTGTATGATGGCGGAACTTTTAGCATAAGAGATTTTATACGCTCTGGTGTGACTGATGAACAAATAGCCAATAAATTTATTGAACTTATTAAACTAAAGCCCGAAAATGGCTTTGTAGCTGAAGAAGGAATAAAAAAATCTCCTGTACGTGGAGAAAGTATGAGTACTATAGGTGGTTAA
- a CDS encoding molybdopterin molybdotransferase MoeA — translation MNRTFITYKEALQILEDNKTSFPTISVPINDCGGGFLAEDLIADRDFPPYHRVTMDGIAIRHRTFENDTHIFPIQEVAPAGTAQKTLADVNNCIEVMTGAILPKKTDTVIRYEDLDIKDGLARITIDTITKRQNVHFKGIDITENTVIKKAGQQISSAEINVAAATGMDKVLVRKMPKVVIISTGDELVDVHEKPLEHQIRRSNVYGIKNTFREWGIPAELKHLPDNKEEIETIIAGFLIDFDMLVITGGVSKGKFDYLPDVLTKLGVVKHFHKIQQRPGKPFWFGTKGKDTHVFALPGNPVSSFVCLYAYIRFWLQKSLRIEDEPTYAALSEDIIFNPDLVFFTEVKISSDPNGTLNAQPIFGNGSGDFINLVNTDGFLILPQEKKVFKKGEAYPFISYRNKL, via the coding sequence ATGAATAGAACGTTTATAACATATAAGGAAGCACTACAGATTTTGGAAGATAATAAGACATCTTTTCCAACTATTTCTGTCCCAATAAACGATTGTGGAGGAGGATTTCTTGCTGAGGATCTAATTGCAGATAGGGACTTTCCACCATATCACAGAGTGACAATGGATGGCATAGCCATTCGACACAGGACTTTTGAAAATGACACACATATATTTCCTATTCAGGAAGTGGCACCAGCTGGGACAGCACAAAAAACATTAGCTGATGTTAATAATTGTATCGAAGTAATGACAGGAGCCATACTTCCCAAAAAAACAGATACCGTTATTCGTTATGAAGATCTTGATATTAAAGATGGCCTTGCCCGAATAACTATTGATACGATTACTAAAAGACAAAATGTACATTTTAAAGGGATAGATATAACAGAAAATACTGTTATTAAAAAGGCAGGACAACAAATTTCCAGTGCCGAAATTAATGTTGCTGCAGCAACAGGTATGGATAAGGTTCTGGTTCGTAAAATGCCTAAAGTGGTTATTATTTCTACTGGAGACGAATTGGTAGATGTACATGAAAAACCACTTGAACATCAAATACGAAGATCCAATGTATATGGTATTAAAAACACCTTTAGAGAATGGGGTATTCCTGCTGAATTAAAACACCTGCCCGATAATAAGGAAGAAATAGAAACCATCATTGCTGGCTTTCTTATAGACTTTGATATGCTAGTTATTACAGGTGGAGTTTCTAAAGGTAAATTTGACTACTTACCAGATGTGCTTACCAAACTTGGTGTTGTCAAACATTTTCATAAAATACAACAGCGACCCGGTAAACCATTTTGGTTTGGGACTAAAGGTAAAGACACACACGTTTTTGCATTGCCCGGCAACCCTGTTTCTTCATTTGTGTGTCTATATGCATATATTCGGTTTTGGCTTCAAAAGTCTTTACGAATTGAAGACGAGCCAACCTATGCTGCTCTTAGCGAAGACATAATATTCAATCCTGACCTAGTGTTTTTCACAGAAGTAAAAATAAGCAGTGATCCAAATGGAACATTAAATGCACAGCCTATTTTTGGGAATGGCTCAGGAGATTTCATCAATCTTGTTAATACTGATGGATTTTTAATCCTTCCGCAGGAAAAGAAAGTTTTTAAAAAAGGGGAGGCATATCCCTTTATATCCTATAGAAATAAATTATGA
- a CDS encoding MoaD/ThiS family protein, whose protein sequence is MKILLFGISKDIVGASSLLINDGKKTPTTVKELKQFISNKYPEFNTLSSLAIAVNSNYADDTTLLQEEDEIAIIPPVSGG, encoded by the coding sequence ATGAAGATACTATTGTTTGGCATTTCAAAAGATATTGTTGGAGCATCCTCTCTACTAATAAATGATGGAAAAAAAACCCCCACAACAGTTAAAGAATTAAAACAATTCATTTCTAATAAATACCCTGAATTTAATACACTTTCTTCTTTAGCGATTGCTGTAAATAGTAATTATGCAGATGATACAACATTGCTACAAGAGGAAGATGAAATCGCAATTATACCGCCTGTAAGCGGAGGATGA
- a CDS encoding molybdenum cofactor biosynthesis protein MoaE, with protein MKIDIQIVNDIDTTKVYQQLSHPESGGICVFIGSVRNTTQNKKVEALDFETYEKMAIKEMQVIAEEAIRKWKLNKVILHHAHGKKEVEDPVVMVGASSAHRDACFEACRYLIDTLKERVPIWKKEFFTNKTVWVSAHP; from the coding sequence ATGAAAATAGATATTCAAATAGTAAACGATATAGATACCACAAAGGTATACCAACAACTATCTCATCCAGAAAGCGGAGGTATTTGTGTTTTTATAGGAAGTGTTCGTAATACTACTCAAAATAAAAAAGTTGAAGCTCTTGATTTTGAGACCTATGAAAAGATGGCCATTAAAGAAATGCAGGTTATAGCAGAGGAAGCTATTCGTAAATGGAAATTAAATAAAGTAATACTACACCACGCTCACGGAAAAAAAGAAGTAGAAGACCCTGTAGTTATGGTTGGCGCTTCGTCTGCACACCGAGATGCTTGTTTTGAAGCCTGCCGTTACCTTATAGACACACTTAAAGAGCGTGTTCCTATTTGGAAAAAGGAATTCTTTACCAATAAAACTGTATGGGTATCTGCCCATCCATAA
- the moaC gene encoding cyclic pyranopterin monophosphate synthase MoaC, giving the protein MSHKLSHIDESGNAAMVDVSAKEATTRIAIASGKISFPPKVFETLKSQDFLNKKGSITQTAIIAGIQAVKQTANLIPLCHQLPLSKINIEVTPVVNALNIVCEVKCNERTGVEMEALTGVSICALTIYDMCKALSQDLKISDIQLEKKEGGKSNFTRQI; this is encoded by the coding sequence ATGAGTCACAAATTATCACATATAGATGAATCCGGAAATGCTGCAATGGTAGATGTTTCAGCTAAAGAAGCAACTACTCGAATTGCAATAGCATCTGGAAAGATCTCATTTCCTCCAAAAGTTTTTGAAACCTTGAAATCTCAAGATTTTTTAAATAAAAAAGGGAGTATCACTCAAACTGCCATTATTGCCGGCATCCAAGCCGTAAAACAAACGGCAAACCTAATTCCTTTATGCCATCAATTGCCCTTGTCTAAAATAAATATAGAGGTGACTCCGGTAGTAAATGCTTTAAATATTGTGTGTGAAGTAAAATGCAACGAACGCACAGGTGTAGAAATGGAAGCCCTTACAGGTGTGAGTATATGTGCATTGACTATTTACGACATGTGTAAAGCACTGTCGCAAGATCTTAAGATTTCTGATATTCAACTTGAAAAGAAAGAAGGTGGGAAATCAAATTTTACTCGCCAAATTTAA
- a CDS encoding HesA/MoeB/ThiF family protein produces MENERYIRQTILKGFGLESQKELTNASVLVVGAGGLGVPVLQYLNAMGVGKIGVIDNDVVSLSNLHRQVLYSEKDIDKSKIVSAIEKLKAQNSNTDLIGYESFLTKNNAISIIEDYDLVVDASDNFSTRYLVNDVCVMLGKPFIYGALHGFEGYLSVFNYKEGPTYRCLFPTMPKAEEIPNCNEQGVLGVIPGIIGNLQALEAVKIITGMGKVLSRKLLIFNGLEQEYHKFNICSIPKNKIITALQESYELECNIDTSSVTANTFRGLLDSNDQLQLVDVRTEGEYQDFHLEQAINLPLDSLDLNYNSINYNKPVYFICQSGVRSVKAIQILRKYQPKATLINIEGGLNQLRDYASEH; encoded by the coding sequence ATGGAAAATGAACGATACATACGACAAACAATTTTAAAGGGCTTTGGATTAGAATCTCAAAAAGAATTAACCAACGCAAGTGTTTTAGTAGTAGGTGCTGGCGGTCTTGGAGTTCCTGTATTGCAATATTTAAATGCTATGGGAGTTGGCAAGATTGGTGTGATTGATAATGATGTTGTGAGCTTGAGTAACTTGCACAGGCAAGTTTTATATTCAGAAAAAGATATTGATAAATCTAAAATTGTATCTGCAATAGAAAAACTAAAAGCTCAAAATTCTAATACAGACTTAATAGGTTATGAAAGTTTTTTAACGAAGAACAATGCAATATCTATTATAGAGGATTATGATTTGGTTGTAGATGCATCAGATAATTTTTCAACACGTTATTTAGTCAATGATGTTTGCGTGATGTTAGGGAAGCCTTTTATATATGGAGCCTTACACGGTTTTGAAGGATATCTTAGTGTGTTTAATTATAAGGAAGGGCCAACGTATAGGTGTCTTTTTCCAACAATGCCAAAAGCTGAAGAGATCCCAAATTGCAACGAACAGGGTGTTCTAGGAGTAATTCCGGGTATTATTGGAAATTTGCAAGCTCTTGAAGCTGTAAAAATAATTACAGGGATGGGTAAAGTTCTTTCAAGGAAATTGCTCATTTTTAATGGACTTGAACAAGAATATCATAAATTCAATATTTGTAGTATCCCAAAAAATAAAATTATAACAGCATTACAAGAAAGTTATGAATTAGAATGTAATATTGATACTTCATCTGTAACTGCAAATACCTTCAGGGGGCTTTTAGATAGTAATGATCAGCTTCAATTAGTAGATGTGAGAACAGAGGGAGAATATCAAGATTTTCATCTAGAACAAGCCATTAATCTTCCGTTAGATTCTTTAGACTTAAACTATAATTCTATTAACTATAACAAACCTGTTTATTTTATTTGCCAATCTGGAGTACGAAGTGTGAAAGCCATTCAAATCTTGAGAAAATATCAACCAAAAGCCACTTTAATCAATATTGAAGGAGGGTTAAATCAATTAAGAGACTATGCTTCTGAACATTAA
- a CDS encoding sterol desaturase family protein — translation MNEYLDAFFNAFTGTVDWTWKSILFEVPWYTNYFWGLIAISLIVWSLEMIFPWRKEQSIFRKDFWLDGFYMFFNFFIFSIAISGFYKILQLGFEDLGVSEKSLALFDPSAWPMLLQLFVFFIILDFVQWFTHTLLHKYPFFWKYHKVHHSVKEMGFAAHLRYHWMENILYKPLKTFGIMILFGFEPEQAYIVHFIAITIGHINHSNIKITWGPLKYIINNPVMHLYHHAYDLPDGKYGVNFGISLSLWDYIFKTNYVPEDSGTIELGFPGDEEFPTDFIRQNTYGFKKGQN, via the coding sequence ATGAATGAATATTTAGATGCATTTTTTAATGCTTTTACCGGAACGGTAGATTGGACATGGAAATCGATATTATTTGAAGTGCCTTGGTATACGAATTATTTTTGGGGCTTAATTGCTATTTCCCTTATTGTTTGGAGCCTGGAAATGATCTTTCCCTGGCGTAAGGAGCAATCCATTTTCAGAAAGGATTTTTGGTTAGATGGCTTCTATATGTTTTTTAACTTTTTTATCTTCTCTATCGCCATAAGTGGATTTTATAAAATACTACAGCTTGGTTTTGAGGATCTAGGTGTTTCAGAAAAATCATTAGCCTTGTTTGATCCTTCGGCATGGCCGATGTTGTTGCAGTTATTCGTGTTTTTTATTATTCTGGATTTTGTGCAATGGTTCACACATACGTTACTGCATAAATATCCTTTCTTTTGGAAATATCATAAGGTTCATCACAGTGTTAAAGAAATGGGCTTTGCAGCACATTTACGTTACCATTGGATGGAAAATATCTTGTACAAACCGCTTAAAACATTTGGAATAATGATTTTATTTGGTTTCGAGCCGGAGCAAGCATATATCGTTCATTTTATTGCTATAACTATTGGACATATCAACCACTCTAATATCAAAATAACTTGGGGACCGCTAAAATATATTATCAATAATCCAGTAATGCATTTGTACCATCATGCATATGATTTACCAGATGGTAAATATGGAGTGAATTTTGGAATTAGTTTAAGTCTTTGGGATTATATTTTTAAAACGAATTATGTGCCGGAAGATAGTGGAACCATTGAATTAGGATTTCCGGGTGATGAAGAATTCCCAACAGATTTTATACGTCAAAATACCTATGGATTTAAAAAAGGGCAAAATTAA
- a CDS encoding sulfurtransferase produces MVWRISLLCCLLAFSSCKEEKKNKVEVTKNEEANLNISDEDDSKINYLIEVDELLKIANEPNIKILDFRKSEFYANEHIEGAMNIWRTDIEDASYPYKGMMAGKKQMETLFSGLGINTKDTIIIYDDNGLVDSTRLWWILQNYDFTKVRLLHGGITAWKEKNGAISTETPIVKRSNFKLTDAPSMKYLISKEKMIQAVANNTFIIDARTDDEFSGKRQKEGAAKGGRIPNSKSIDWAKSVNYNGDKKMKSTEDLIEIYNKLGASKDDEIIAYCHSGVRSAHTTFVLTQILGYKNVKNYDGSWTEWSQFDDLSFDQDSITTIIE; encoded by the coding sequence ATGGTCTGGAGAATTAGTTTATTGTGTTGTTTGCTCGCATTTTCATCTTGTAAGGAAGAGAAAAAAAATAAAGTAGAGGTTACTAAAAATGAAGAAGCTAATCTAAATATTAGTGACGAAGATGATAGTAAAATTAACTATTTGATCGAAGTTGATGAGTTGCTGAAAATCGCTAATGAACCGAACATCAAAATTTTGGATTTTAGAAAATCAGAATTCTATGCAAACGAACATATCGAAGGTGCTATGAATATTTGGCGCACAGATATTGAAGATGCCTCCTATCCTTATAAAGGCATGATGGCCGGAAAAAAACAAATGGAGACTCTATTTAGTGGTTTAGGTATTAACACAAAGGATACCATAATCATTTATGATGATAATGGCTTGGTTGATTCTACAAGATTATGGTGGATCTTACAAAATTATGATTTTACAAAGGTGAGATTATTACATGGAGGAATAACAGCATGGAAAGAAAAAAATGGTGCTATTTCTACGGAAACACCTATAGTAAAGAGGTCAAACTTTAAGTTAACCGATGCGCCTTCGATGAAATATTTAATTTCTAAAGAAAAAATGATACAAGCAGTAGCTAATAATACATTTATAATAGATGCTCGAACAGACGATGAATTTTCCGGAAAAAGGCAAAAAGAAGGTGCGGCAAAAGGAGGGAGAATACCAAATAGTAAATCTATAGATTGGGCTAAATCTGTTAATTATAATGGTGATAAAAAAATGAAATCTACAGAAGATTTAATTGAAATATATAATAAGCTTGGCGCTTCCAAGGATGATGAAATCATCGCTTATTGTCATAGTGGTGTACGCTCAGCGCATACAACATTTGTACTTACGCAAATATTAGGTTATAAAAATGTGAAAAATTACGATGGTTCTTGGACAGAATGGAGTCAGTTTGACGACTTATCATTTGACCAAGATAGTATAACAACAATAATAGAATAA
- a CDS encoding monoheme cytochrome C, which yields MTKEEEFKKYAKKVYHLMILAFSIFLIAGGATIYYINDPNFSAFKSNTEALVVTPEEIDENLIENGIHVRTGLVDGVGLMAVVNNCTNCHSAKLVTQNKMSAERWNETIKWMQETQNLWDLGANQEIIVNYLVTNYPVTEKGRRENLTNIEWYGLEN from the coding sequence ATGACTAAAGAAGAGGAATTTAAAAAATACGCGAAGAAGGTGTATCATTTAATGATTTTAGCCTTCAGCATATTTTTAATAGCAGGTGGGGCAACAATATATTATATTAACGACCCGAATTTTTCGGCCTTTAAAAGTAATACAGAAGCTTTAGTTGTTACTCCGGAAGAGATAGACGAGAACCTAATAGAAAATGGAATCCATGTTCGTACAGGACTGGTTGATGGGGTAGGTTTAATGGCGGTTGTTAATAATTGTACCAATTGCCATTCGGCCAAATTGGTCACACAAAATAAAATGAGCGCAGAGCGGTGGAATGAAACTATTAAATGGATGCAGGAAACTCAAAACCTATGGGATTTAGGTGCTAATCAAGAAATAATAGTGAATTATCTTGTTACTAATTATCCAGTTACGGAAAAAGGAAGACGTGAAAATTTAACAAATATAGAATGGTATGGTCTGGAGAATTAG
- a CDS encoding sulfite oxidase has translation MKRRDFVKKTTLSTLATLIGAEIVYGSNLLEDYNLLALQDPDPFKLFNKNKEMLVLNDKPWNIEAQAHLLDDKITPNSAMFIRNNGLIPEAIDAKKWTLTIDGESVVNQKTYTLEELKSKFEHHTYQLTLECGGNGRSEFNPPAKGNQWTVGAVHCATWTGIRLRDVLEDAGIKNNAVYTGYHAVDEHLSRDPKKEPISRGAPMVKSLQDETLLAFKMNGKEIPLAHGYPLRLVAGGWPASVSGKWINRISIRNKIHDGTKMMGTAYRVPCEPVAPGEKVKDEDMCIIESMPVKSLITYPKSGAVLKDGTSLKIRGHAWAGELEVSKMEYSIDFGAIWRECQIEDPVNRLAWQHFSASIDFPKKGYYEVWAKATDTQGVAQPMLLPGWNPKGYLNNACHRIAIKVT, from the coding sequence TTGAAAAGAAGAGATTTCGTAAAAAAAACAACCTTAAGTACTTTGGCCACTCTCATTGGTGCTGAAATCGTTTATGGATCCAATTTATTAGAAGATTATAATCTATTAGCGCTACAAGATCCAGATCCCTTCAAATTGTTTAATAAGAACAAGGAAATGCTCGTGCTTAACGATAAGCCATGGAATATTGAAGCACAAGCCCATTTACTGGACGATAAGATTACACCGAATTCTGCAATGTTCATTAGAAATAATGGGCTAATTCCAGAAGCAATTGATGCAAAAAAATGGACTCTTACTATAGATGGAGAATCTGTAGTGAACCAAAAAACATATACGCTGGAAGAATTGAAATCAAAATTCGAGCATCACACCTACCAATTAACATTGGAATGTGGCGGAAATGGACGAAGCGAATTTAATCCCCCAGCAAAAGGAAACCAGTGGACAGTTGGTGCAGTGCATTGTGCAACATGGACCGGTATACGCCTACGTGACGTTTTAGAAGATGCAGGAATAAAAAATAATGCTGTTTATACAGGATATCATGCAGTAGATGAACACTTAAGCAGAGACCCAAAAAAAGAACCAATTTCTAGAGGAGCTCCAATGGTGAAATCCCTGCAAGACGAAACATTATTAGCGTTCAAAATGAATGGAAAGGAAATCCCTCTTGCGCACGGATACCCATTACGATTAGTAGCAGGTGGTTGGCCAGCATCTGTTTCGGGGAAATGGATTAATCGAATAAGCATTAGAAACAAAATACACGATGGCACTAAAATGATGGGGACAGCCTACCGTGTGCCATGCGAACCTGTGGCACCGGGAGAAAAGGTTAAAGATGAAGACATGTGCATTATAGAATCTATGCCTGTAAAATCATTGATCACATATCCTAAATCTGGTGCGGTTTTAAAAGATGGCACATCCTTAAAAATTAGAGGCCACGCTTGGGCAGGAGAATTAGAGGTTTCAAAAATGGAATATTCCATAGATTTTGGGGCAATCTGGAGAGAGTGCCAAATAGAGGATCCAGTAAACCGTTTGGCTTGGCAACATTTCTCGGCATCCATAGATTTTCCTAAAAAAGGCTACTATGAGGTTTGGGCAAAAGCAACCGACACTCAAGGTGTAGCCCAACCAATGTTGTTACCCGGCTGGAATCCAAAAGGTTATTTAAACAATGCCTGTCATAGAATTGCTATCAAAGTAACATAA